From the Aquitalea magnusonii genome, one window contains:
- a CDS encoding FkbM family methyltransferase: MGRELIFDLGMHDGSDTDYYLKKGYQVVAIDANPALCQQAQQRFTSYLQQGRLTILNLAVSDIPGKQKFYIPQHHENLASLYLEWAQRETTDIQQVEVDSITLPALFARFGVPFYLKIDIEGADYQALKQLQQQPVLPRYISVEDCRFGFDYLAILHQLGYSAFKLQDQSIIPQLQDSELGMCFSPGCSGPLGEETTGEWLSYQQMLEKYSSEVRKPDGSRIASRDRWFDLHARHD; encoded by the coding sequence ATGGGAAGAGAACTGATTTTTGATTTGGGCATGCACGATGGCAGTGATACTGATTACTACCTGAAAAAGGGCTATCAGGTGGTGGCCATTGATGCAAATCCTGCATTATGCCAGCAGGCACAGCAACGATTTACTTCCTATCTGCAGCAGGGGCGACTCACCATCCTGAATCTGGCGGTATCGGATATTCCGGGAAAACAGAAATTCTATATTCCTCAGCATCACGAAAATCTCGCCAGCTTGTATCTGGAGTGGGCGCAGCGTGAAACGACGGATATCCAGCAAGTCGAGGTGGATTCCATCACGCTGCCGGCTTTGTTCGCCCGCTTCGGCGTGCCGTTTTATCTGAAAATAGATATCGAAGGGGCCGACTATCAGGCACTGAAGCAATTGCAGCAACAGCCGGTGCTGCCACGTTACATCAGTGTGGAAGATTGTCGTTTTGGATTCGATTATCTCGCCATCCTGCATCAGCTGGGTTATTCCGCATTCAAACTGCAAGATCAATCCATCATTCCGCAATTGCAAGATAGTGAGCTGGGCATGTGTTTCTCCCCCGGTTGCTCTGGCCCGTTAGGCGAGGAAACGACGGGGGAGTGGTTGAGTTATCAGCAAATGCTGGAGAAATATTCAAGCGAGGTGCGTAAACCAGATGGCAGCCGAATTGCCAGTCGTGATCGCTGGTTCGATTTGCACGCAAGGCATGACTAA